A stretch of the Ascaphus truei isolate aAscTru1 chromosome 4, aAscTru1.hap1, whole genome shotgun sequence genome encodes the following:
- the LOC142492370 gene encoding trace amine-associated receptor 4-like encodes MMNSSDLWSKQNINNCFEFVNSSCPKSNRSLTSYLTMCFVMFGAIILTIVGNLVVIISVSHFKQLHTPTNFLILSLAITDFLLGLLVMPYSMVRSITSCWYFGDIFCKMHSCFDIMLCTTSIFHLFFISVDRYYAVCHPLHYFRKITTSVIEVCLFISWSVPCIYAFGVVLSNVNVEGIQDYVASVSCIGSCSLLFNKLWAAISSLISFFIPGALMIGIYIHIFSVARKQAKLIHNQTKSKSSLKGESKAAKTLSIVMGVFILCWLPFFTVTTVDPHLNFSTSEDIYNAVLWLGYINSTLNPIIYALFYPWFRKSVGFIITGNIFNVESSSFNVIHEV; translated from the coding sequence ATGATGAATTCATCTGATTTATGGAGTAAGCAAAATATAAACAATTGCTTTGAATTTGTGAATAGCTCATGTCCTAAGAGTAACAGATCTCTTACAAGTTACTTAACTATGTGCTTCGTCATGTTTGGAGCTATAATCCTCACAATTGTGGGAAATCTTGTGGTCATTATTTCAGTCTCTCATTTTAAACAGCTCCACACCCCAACCAACTTCCTCATTTTGTCCTTGGCAATTACAGATTTCCTTCTTGGGCTGCTAGTTATGCCTTACAGTATGGTGAGATCTATCACTTCATGCTGGTATTTTGGAGATATATTCTGTAAAATGCACAGTTGCTTTGACATAATGTTGTGTACAACCTCTATATTTCACCTATTCTTTATTTCTGTCGACCGTTACTATGCAGTGTGCCACCCACTTCATTATTTTAGAAAAATAACAACTTCTGTAATAGAGGTATGTTTATTTATTAGCTGGTCCGTTCCCTGTATTTATGCATTTGGTGTTGTTTTATCAAATGTAAACGTTGAAGGAATACAGGATTATGTTGCTTCAGTGTCCTGCATCGGCTCTTGTTCTCTTCTCTTTAACAAGCTGTGGGCAGCAATTTCTTCCTTAATATCTTTCTTTATTCCAGGTGCCTTGATGATAGGGATTTACATTCACATTTTCTCAGTTGCAAGAAAACAAGCCAAGTTAATACATAATCAAACAAAGAGTAAAAGCTCCCTAAAGGGAGAAAGCAAAGCAGCAAAGACATTAAGTATAGTTATGGGAGTGTTTATTTTGTGCTGGCTACCGTTTTTTACGGTAACTACAGTAGACCCTCATCTTAATTTCTCAACATCTGAAGATATATACAATGCTGTTCTGTGGCTGGGCTATATCAATTCCACACTTAACCCCATAATCTATGCTTTGTTTTACCCATGGTTTCGCAAATCAGTTGGATTTATCATAACAGGCAATATATTTAATGTGGAGTCTTCTTCCTTTAATGTGATACATGAAGTTTAA